Proteins encoded in a region of the Zea mays cultivar B73 chromosome 2, Zm-B73-REFERENCE-NAM-5.0, whole genome shotgun sequence genome:
- the LOC103646343 gene encoding uncharacterized protein isoform X1, with protein MQALLLEAIINPRVRFVQLLRGSDSQKGPPPPHSASNLLHCSAASHEWRLFKSPPSAPGNSFLCIAEFFGFSGSAAIPSPSPPCRCRCRPPRFSRSFLSGRRSREARQNCGGACPRKGNNQHCLPKAAPDAWLVLKDTLCAVQTMKIDDERPYQTHIFHDLASNGSPKLDCEAERQSNHKVEADKMVEQTNQSEVSFVKAEHLNGGKIRKTRIEDYSYDKDVVEIKLPDTDLSSDYGVHFVKDVCIDEGVLPDQKISSEKQVDQKVSINFDSSEYTNGDLREDISADSTKTAHELKTEIVVLPVLCDTHNNNTVEQNSSCKKQDLEDNNTTDVSTDSHDEGLNPKQLPFHEVAQDYQEVDSVIPESNENQDRLFTGDATHQVSSNDCYEAGIGIASEASNIIHNDLPEESAAADFPVVIPEEVAVTAALGMEVSNQVNHYNPFIAYGSLDETWEPNLSLPTTVDAASIAPICPVEKTDSFSDLVNRPLEGFDPIELDEAIIEENRSDSVEESSSTLDVQASEQRDDQRESLTNNDVKTDAAHETGTAISLSTSNGEHSGVKGEKCQKHETDGRDTDDFNPRDVEPGTKVSEDTTDVKSSAHVQTESVVQQNGPDSAKVTTAQTVIRNPFESSFSGPSITSGPLTPSGHIPYSGNISLRSESSTTSTRSFAFPVLQNEWNSSPVKMAKADRRRQKEDRGWGYRILCCKF; from the exons ATGCAGGCCCTCCTTCTCGAAGCTATAATCAATCCAAGGGTTCGGTTCGTGCAGCTCCTTCGAGGGTCCGATTCGCAAAAGGGCCCCCCTCCCCCCCACAGCGCATCAAATTTATTGCACTGCTCTGCTGCCTCTCATGAATGGCGTTTATTTAAGTCTCCACCCTCCGCCCCGGGGAACTCTTTTCTGTGTATCGCGGAATTTTTTGGGTTCTCGGGCTCCGCCGCGATCCCATCCCCATCCCCGCCTTGCCGTTGCCGTTGCCGGCCCCCCCGGTTCTCCCGGAGCTTTCTTTCTGGCCGGCGCAGTAGAGAAGCAAGACAGAATTGCGGCGGCGCCTGCCCGCGCAAAG GAAATAATCAGCACTGTTTGCCAAAGGCAGCTCCTGACGCATGGCTAGTACTTAAGGATACTTTATGTGCAGTGCAGACCATGAAGATAG ATGACGAAAGGCCTTACCAAACTCATATTTTTCATGATCTTGCATCTAACGGCAGTCCTAAATTAGACTGTGAGGCTGAAAGACAAAGTAATCACAAGGTTGAGGCAGATAAAATGGTTGAGCAAACCAATCAATCTGAAGTTAGCTTTGTGAAGGCTGAGCATCTGAATGGAGGTAAAATTCGGAAGACACGCATTGAGGATTACTCCTATGACAAGGATGTTGTAGAGATCAAACTGCCAGACACAGATCTTTCTTCTGATTACGGTGTCCATTTTGTCAAGGATGTCTGCATTGATGAAGGAGTTCTTCCAGATCAAAAGATTTCATCAGAAAAGCAAGTAGACCAAAAGGTGTCTATAAACTTTGATTCCTCGGAATATACAAACGGGGACCTAAGGGAAGATATAAGTGCTGACTCTACAAAAACTGCACATGAATTAAAAACAGAAATAGTTGTCCTACCTGTCCTGTGTGATACTCATAACAATAATACTGTGGAACAGAACTCCTCATGCAAAAAGCAGGATCTTGAAGATAACAATACTACAGATGTATCTACCGATTCTCACGATGAGGGATTAAATCCCAAACAATTACCATTTCATGAAGTTGCACAAGATTACCAGGAGGTTGACAGTGTCATTCCGGAGAGCAATGAAAATCAGGACCGGCTTTTCACTGGAGATGCAACCCATCAG GTTTCATCGAATGATTGTTATGAAGCTGGAATTGGTATCGCGTCAGAGGCCAGTAACATCATTCACAATGATTTACCAGAAGAATCAGCCGCTGCTGATTTCCCGGTGGTGATACCTGAGGAAGTTGCTGTCACTGCTGCATTGGGTATGGAAGTATCCAACCAAGTTAATCACTATAACCCTTTTATTGCCTATGGATCGCTAGACGAGACATGGGAACCCAATCTCTCTCTCCCTACTACTGTGGATGCCGCTTCTATAGCACCCATATGTCCTGTCGAAAAGACAGATAGTTTTAGTGATCTTGTCAACAGGCCACTGGAAGGATTTGATCCTATTGAACtagacgaagctataattgaagagAACAGGTCAGATTcagttgaagaaagctcaagcacatTGGACGTGCAAGCATCTGAACAACGCGATGATCAGAGAGAGAGTCTCACTAATAATGACGTGAAAACTGATGCAGCACATGAAACGGGCACCGCTATATCTCTATCCACCAGCAATGGAGAGCACAGTGGCGTCAAGGGTGAGAAATGTCAGAAACATGAGACTGATGGTCGAGATACAGATGATTTCAACCCAAGAGATGTGGAGCCTGGCACAAAAGTAAGCGAGGACACAACGGATGTTAAGAGCTCAGCTCATGTGCAGACAGAATCTGTGGTTCAACAAAACGGACCTGATAGCGCGAAAGTGACTACTGCACAGACTGTTATTCGCAACCCCTTCGAGTCCAGCTTCTCTGGACCTAGCATTACGTCAGGTCCTCTAACGCCCTCTGGTCACATACCATATTCTGGCAACATTTCTCTTCGATCAGAGAGCAGCACAACGAGTACTCGATCCTTCGCGTTTCCAGT ACTACAGAACGAGTGGAACAGCAGCCCCGTGAAGATGGCCAAGGCCGACCGCAGGCGTCAGAAGGAAGACCGAGGCTGGGGTTACAGAATCCTTTGCTGTAAATTCTGA
- the LOC103646343 gene encoding uncharacterized protein isoform X2 gives MDIGIRKRSLLSSILENRKHTLFFCLGGSQYLTCNIYFSSSFFFSFAGNNQHCLPKAAPDAWLVLKDTLCAVQTMKIDDERPYQTHIFHDLASNGSPKLDCEAERQSNHKVEADKMVEQTNQSEVSFVKAEHLNGGKIRKTRIEDYSYDKDVVEIKLPDTDLSSDYGVHFVKDVCIDEGVLPDQKISSEKQVDQKVSINFDSSEYTNGDLREDISADSTKTAHELKTEIVVLPVLCDTHNNNTVEQNSSCKKQDLEDNNTTDVSTDSHDEGLNPKQLPFHEVAQDYQEVDSVIPESNENQDRLFTGDATHQVSSNDCYEAGIGIASEASNIIHNDLPEESAAADFPVVIPEEVAVTAALGMEVSNQVNHYNPFIAYGSLDETWEPNLSLPTTVDAASIAPICPVEKTDSFSDLVNRPLEGFDPIELDEAIIEENRSDSVEESSSTLDVQASEQRDDQRESLTNNDVKTDAAHETGTAISLSTSNGEHSGVKGEKCQKHETDGRDTDDFNPRDVEPGTKVSEDTTDVKSSAHVQTESVVQQNGPDSAKVTTAQTVIRNPFESSFSGPSITSGPLTPSGHIPYSGNISLRSESSTTSTRSFAFPVLQNEWNSSPVKMAKADRRRQKEDRGWGYRILCCKF, from the exons ATGGACATCGGCATTCGCAAACGCAGCCTTTTGTCCTCCATTCTGGAGAACAGGAAGCATACACTTTTTTTTTGTCTGGGTGGATCGCAGTATTTGACTTGTAATATTtatttctcttcttcttttttcttttcttttgcagGAAATAATCAGCACTGTTTGCCAAAGGCAGCTCCTGACGCATGGCTAGTACTTAAGGATACTTTATGTGCAGTGCAGACCATGAAGATAG ATGACGAAAGGCCTTACCAAACTCATATTTTTCATGATCTTGCATCTAACGGCAGTCCTAAATTAGACTGTGAGGCTGAAAGACAAAGTAATCACAAGGTTGAGGCAGATAAAATGGTTGAGCAAACCAATCAATCTGAAGTTAGCTTTGTGAAGGCTGAGCATCTGAATGGAGGTAAAATTCGGAAGACACGCATTGAGGATTACTCCTATGACAAGGATGTTGTAGAGATCAAACTGCCAGACACAGATCTTTCTTCTGATTACGGTGTCCATTTTGTCAAGGATGTCTGCATTGATGAAGGAGTTCTTCCAGATCAAAAGATTTCATCAGAAAAGCAAGTAGACCAAAAGGTGTCTATAAACTTTGATTCCTCGGAATATACAAACGGGGACCTAAGGGAAGATATAAGTGCTGACTCTACAAAAACTGCACATGAATTAAAAACAGAAATAGTTGTCCTACCTGTCCTGTGTGATACTCATAACAATAATACTGTGGAACAGAACTCCTCATGCAAAAAGCAGGATCTTGAAGATAACAATACTACAGATGTATCTACCGATTCTCACGATGAGGGATTAAATCCCAAACAATTACCATTTCATGAAGTTGCACAAGATTACCAGGAGGTTGACAGTGTCATTCCGGAGAGCAATGAAAATCAGGACCGGCTTTTCACTGGAGATGCAACCCATCAG GTTTCATCGAATGATTGTTATGAAGCTGGAATTGGTATCGCGTCAGAGGCCAGTAACATCATTCACAATGATTTACCAGAAGAATCAGCCGCTGCTGATTTCCCGGTGGTGATACCTGAGGAAGTTGCTGTCACTGCTGCATTGGGTATGGAAGTATCCAACCAAGTTAATCACTATAACCCTTTTATTGCCTATGGATCGCTAGACGAGACATGGGAACCCAATCTCTCTCTCCCTACTACTGTGGATGCCGCTTCTATAGCACCCATATGTCCTGTCGAAAAGACAGATAGTTTTAGTGATCTTGTCAACAGGCCACTGGAAGGATTTGATCCTATTGAACtagacgaagctataattgaagagAACAGGTCAGATTcagttgaagaaagctcaagcacatTGGACGTGCAAGCATCTGAACAACGCGATGATCAGAGAGAGAGTCTCACTAATAATGACGTGAAAACTGATGCAGCACATGAAACGGGCACCGCTATATCTCTATCCACCAGCAATGGAGAGCACAGTGGCGTCAAGGGTGAGAAATGTCAGAAACATGAGACTGATGGTCGAGATACAGATGATTTCAACCCAAGAGATGTGGAGCCTGGCACAAAAGTAAGCGAGGACACAACGGATGTTAAGAGCTCAGCTCATGTGCAGACAGAATCTGTGGTTCAACAAAACGGACCTGATAGCGCGAAAGTGACTACTGCACAGACTGTTATTCGCAACCCCTTCGAGTCCAGCTTCTCTGGACCTAGCATTACGTCAGGTCCTCTAACGCCCTCTGGTCACATACCATATTCTGGCAACATTTCTCTTCGATCAGAGAGCAGCACAACGAGTACTCGATCCTTCGCGTTTCCAGT ACTACAGAACGAGTGGAACAGCAGCCCCGTGAAGATGGCCAAGGCCGACCGCAGGCGTCAGAAGGAAGACCGAGGCTGGGGTTACAGAATCCTTTGCTGTAAATTCTGA
- the LOC103646344 gene encoding uncharacterized protein, producing the protein MMSCTRRTSAMNLVVVTLLIVSLLTVHLPAVACARQVAVLNPYKNELDNRGNKNLGAALAATASTDDDDGLAASGKVFPGRKLGAPNKEGTKATVGATTTTSAAGSRPRTVKMRAAARHGGDEATEMYDMLRRDYTSKANRRRPINNGATPLQVNKKP; encoded by the exons ATGATGAGCTGCACCAGAAGAACGAGTGCGATGAATCTTGTTGTAGTTACCTTGCTCATCGTTTCCTTGCTCACTGTTCACCTCCCCGCCGTCGCCTGTGCCCGGCAAG TTGCCGTGCTAAACCCATACAAGAATGAACTGGACAACAGAGGAAATAAG AACCTCGGCGCGGCGTTGGCGGCCACCGCGTCAACCGACGACGACGATGGTTTAGCTGCCAGCGGCAAGGTGTTCCCAGGGCGGAAGCTCGGTGCGCCGAACAAAGAGGGAACCAAAGCCACCGTGGGAGCGACAACGACGACTTCGGCAGCAGGCTCACGGCCGCGGACGGTGAAGATGCGCGCAGCGGCGAGGCACGGCGGCGACGAGGCCACCGAGATGTACGACATGCTCAGGAGGGACTACACATCCAAGGCGAACCGCCGCCGGCCCATCAACAACGGGGCCACGCCGCTGCAGGTGAATAAGAAGCCCTAG